NNNNNNNNNNNNNNNNNNNNNNNNNNNNNNNNNNNNNNNNNNNNNNNNNNNNNNNNNNNNNNNNNNNNNNNNNNNNNNNNNNNNNNNNNNNNNNNNNNNNNNNNNNNNNNNNNNNNNNNNNNNNNNNNNNNNNNNNNNNNNNNNNNNNNNNNNNNNNNNNNNNNNNNNNNNNNNNNNNNNNNNNNNNNNNNNNNNNNNNNNNNNNNNNNNNNNNNNNNNNNNNNNNNNNNNNNNNNNNNNNNNNNNNNNNNNNNNNNNNNNNNNNNNNNNNNNNNNNNNNNNNNNNNNNNNNNNNNNNNNNNNNNNNNNNNNNNNNNNNNNNNNNNNNNNNNNNNNNNNNNNNNNNNNNNNNNNNNNNNNNNNNNNNNNNNNNNNNNNNNNNNNNNNNNNNNNNNNNNNNNNNNNNNNNNNNNNNNNNNNNNNNNNNNNNNNNNNNNNNNNNNNNNNNNNNNNNNNNNNNNNNNNNNNNNNNNNNNNNNNNNNNNNNNNNNNNNNNNNNNNNNNNNNNNNNNNNNNNNNNNNNNNNNNNNNNNNNNNNNNNNNNNNNNNNNNNNNNNNNNNNNNNNNNNNNNNNNNNNNNNNNNNNNNNNNNNNNNNNNNNNNNNNNNNNNNNNNNNNNNNNNNNNNNNNNNNNNNNNNNNNNNNNNNNNNNNNNNNNNNNNNNNNNNNNNNNNNNNNNNNNNNNNNNNNNNNNNNNNNNNNNNNNNNNNNNNNNNNNNNNNNNNNNNNNNNNNNNNNNNNNNNNNNNNNNNNNNNNNNNNNNNNNNNNNNNNNNNNNNNNNNNNNNNNNNNNNNNNNNNNNNNNNNNNNNNNNNNNNNNNNNNNNNNNNNNNNNNNNNNNNNNNNNNNNNNNNNNNNNNNNNNNNNNNNNNNNNNNNNNNNNNNNNNNNNNNNNNNNNNNNNNNNNNNNNNNNNNNNNNNNNNNNNNNNNNNNNNNNNNNNNNNNNNNNNNNNNNNNNNNNNNNNNNNNNNNNNNNNNNNNNNNNNNNNNNNNNNNNNNNNNNNNNNNNNNNNNNNNNNNNNNNNNNNNNNNNNNNNNNNNNNNNNNNNNNNNNNNNNNNNNNNNNNNNNNNNNNNNNNNNNNNNNNNNNNNNNNNNNNNNNNNNNNNNNNNNNNNNNNNNNNNNNNNNNNNNNNNNNNNNNNNNNNNNNNNNNNNNNNNNNNNNNNNNNNNNNNNNNNNNNNNNNNNNNNNNNNNNNNNNNNNNNNNNNNNNNNNNNNNNNNNNNNNNNNNNNNNNNNNNNNNNNNNNNNNNNNNNNNNNNNNNNNNNNNNNNNNNNNNNNNNNNNNNNNNNNNNNNNNNNNNNNNNNNNNNNNNNNNNNNNNNNNNNNNNNNNNNNNNNNNNNNNNNNNNNNNNNNNNNNNNNNNNNNNNNNNNNNNNNNNNNNNNNNNNNNNNNNNNNNNNNNNNNNNNNNNNNNNNNNNNNNNNNNNNNNNNNNNNNNNNNNNNNNNNNNNNNNNNNNNNNNNNNNNNNNNNNNNNNNNNNNNNNNNNNNNNNNNNNNNNNNNNNNNNNNNNNNNNNNNNNNNNNNNNNNNNNNNNNNNNNNNNNNNNNNNNNNNNNNNNNNNNNNNNNNNNNNNNNNNNNNNNNNNNNNNNNNNNNNNNNNNNNNNNNNNNNNNNNNNNNNNNNNNNNNNNNNNNNNNNNNNNNNNNNNNNNNNNNNNNNNNNNNNNNNNNNNNNNNNNNNNNNNNNNNNNNNNNNNNNNNNNNNNNNNNNNNNNNNNNNNNNNNNNNNNNNNNNNNNNNNNNNNNNNNNNNNNNNNNNNNNNNNNNNNNNNNNNNNNNNNNNNNNNNNNNNNNNNNNNNNNNNNNNNNNNNNNNNNNNNNNNNNNNNNNNNNNNNNNNNNNNNNNNNNNNNNNNNNNNNNNNNNNNNNNNNNNNNNNNNNNNNNNNNNNNNNNNNNNNNNNNNNNNNNNNNNNNNNNNNNNNNNNNNNNNNNNNNNNNNNNNNNNNNNNNNNNNNNNNNNNNNNNNNNNNNNNNNNNNNNNNNNNNNNNNNNNNNNNNNNNNNNNNNNNNNNNNNNNNNNNNNNNNNNNNNNNNNNNNNNNNNNNNNNNNNNNNNNNNNNNNNNNNNNNNNNNNNNNNNNNNNNNNNNNNNNNNNNNNNNNNNNNNNNNNNNNNNNNNNNNNNNNNNNNNNNNNNNNNNNNNNNNNNNNNNNNNNNNNNNNNNNNNNNNNNNNNNNNNNNNNNNNNNNNNNNNNNNNNNNNNNNNNNNNNNNNNNNNNNNNNNNNNNNNNNNNNNNNNNNNNNNNNNNNNNNNNNNNNNNNNNNNNNNNNNNNNNNNNNNNNNNNNNNNNNNNNNNNNNNNNNNNNNNNNNNNNNNNNNNNNNNNNNNNNNNNNNNNNNNNNNNNNNNNNNNNNNNNNNNNNNNNNNNNNNNNNNNNNNNNNNNNNNNNNNNNNNNNNNNNNNNNNNNNNNNNNNNNNNNNNNNNNNNNNNNNNNNNNNNNNNNNNNNNNNNNNNNNNNNNNNNNNNNNNNNNNNNNNNNNNNNNNNNNNNNNNNNNNNNNNNNNNNNNNNNNNNNNNNNNNNNNNNNNNNNNNNNNNNNNNNNNNNNNNNNNNNNNNNNNNNNNNNNNNNNNNNNNNNNNNNNNNNNNNNNNNNNNNNNNNNNNNNNNNNNNNNNNNNNNNNNNNNNNNNNNNNNNNNNNNNNNNNNNNNNNNNNNNNNNNNNNNNNNNNNNNNNNNNNNNNNNNNNNNNNNNNNNNNNNNNNNNNNNNNNNNNNNNNNNNNNNNNNNNNNNNNNNNNNNNNNNNNNNNNNNNNNNNNNNNNNNNNNNNNNNNNNNNNNNNNNNNNNNNNNNNNNNNNNNNNNNNNNNNNNNNNNNNNNNNNNNNNNNNNNNNNNNNNNNNNNNNNNNNNNNNNNNNNNNNNNNNNNNNNNNNNNNNNNNNNNNNNNNNNNNNNNNNNNNNNNNNNNNNNNNNNNNNNNNNNNNNNNNNNNNNNNNNNNNNNNNNNNNNNNNNNNNNNNNNNNNNNNNNNNNNNNNNNNNNNNNNNNNNNNNNNNNNNNNNNNNNNNNNNNNNNNNNNNNNNNNNNNNNNNNNNNNNNNNNNNNNNNNNNNNNNNNNNNNNNNNNNNNNNNNNNNNNNNNNNNNNNNNNNNNNNNNNNNNNNNNNNNNNNNNNNNNNNNNNNNNNNNNNNNNNNNNNNNNNNNNNNNNNNNNNNNNNNNNNNNNNNNNNNNNNNNNNNNNNNNNNNNNNNNNNNNNNNNNNNNNNNNNNNNNNNNNNNNNNNNNNNNNNNNNNNNNNNNNNNNNNNNNNNNNNNNNNNNNNNNNNNNNNNNNNNNNNNNNNNNNNNNNNNNNNNNNNNNNNNNNNNNNNNNNNNNNNNNNNNNNNNNNNNNNNNNNNNNNNNNNNNNNNNNNNNNNNNNNNNNNNNNNNNNNNNNNNNNNNNNNNNNNNNNNNNNNNNNNNNNNNNNNNNNNNNNNNNNNNNNNNNNNNNNNNNNNNNNNNNNNNNNNNNNNNNNNNNNNNNNNNNNNNNNNNNNNNNNNNNNNNNNNNNNNNNNNNNNNNNNNNNNNNNNNNNNNNNNNNNNNNNNNNNNNNNNNNNNNNNNNNNNNNNNNNNNNNNNNNNNNNNNNNNNNNNNNNNNNNNNNNNNNNNNNNNNNNNNNNNNNNNNNNNNNNNNNNNNNNNNNNNNNNNNNNNNNNNNNNNNNNNNNNNNNNNNNNNNNNNNNNNNNNNNNNNNNNNNNNNNNNNNNNNNNNNNNNNNNNNNNNNNNNNNNNNNNNNNNNNNNNNNNNNNNNNNNNNNNNNNNNGGGacccccccccgaccccccccgacccccccagacccccccaccccccccagcccctccccgcccccccccgtaACCTTGGGACCCCACACGGGGCCGGGGGTGACCCCATACCCGGGGACACCCCCGCGCTGCCAAGGTGCCGGCAAGGTTTTGGggacccctcccacccccccagggcagcagggacaccccGGGGGGGGCCCGAACCCAcccccccggggcaggggggggcCGTGTGCGACCCGGGGGGGGGCAACCAAGCGAGGTGGCTTTGTCCTTCGGCTGAGCCGAGCCgcatggaggggggggggggacagcgggCGGTGGCTTTGtctggggacagcggggggggcgcagggacccctcgacccccccccccaccccgggacccccccccctccccgctggcTGTGCCCCATCAATGAGGGCTGGGGACGTTTTGGGGTGGGGACGGGGGGCGCCCGGTCCCTGGGGGTGGCCCCCGGGGTGGCAGCGCCGGGGGGGCTcgtttggggtgggagggggggggggacatcgcccccccccccctttttggGTCGgtgggggctgccctgggggTGGCACAGCCGCTGCTGGCCCCAATGTCCCCAAGGTCCCTccagggcctgatcctgctgcGATGCCTGGGCTTGGTGCACGGGGGGGGggcttccctctccccccttccctctccccccttccctctcccttttctcccccttccctctcctcctcccctctccccctcccttctcctttccctctcccccttccctcccccttccctctccccctttctccccctcccctctcccctttccctctccctttcctcaccctctccccctccccctctccctcccctccccctccccctctcccctccccctcccccctcccctctccccttccctccccctcccctctccctcccctcccctcccctctccccctcccctcccagggATTCCCCTCTTTGCATTGGGGCCGTGCTCTCCCCAtgcgcccccccccctttttcccctctcaccccccccaacccctccccaccccccctcccaccccccccacacccccccccgacccccccacaccccaatGGCTCGGGGGGGGGGCTTGGGTCAGACCCTGATGGGGCTGAacccccccagcaccggggTCCCCCGGTGCCTCCaccagcctggggggggggggggctcagtcCCACACCCCCCAAATCtggctcagccccccccccaccccaccctaTGCCAATATttgcgggggccgggggggcccccccagctgctccccaacCCCGGCCGTACGGCTCGGTCCCcgtccctcctcccccagcgGGGCTGCGGCCACGGCCTCTGCACCCCCAAATTtttccccccccgccccaaaatcatcccccccccccagccccgtgatTCCCAGGCAGGAATTAACGAGCGGGCGATAAAGAAAATCAGCAGCCGGGAGGGGGCCTTTGGGCCTCTATTTTTAGCTGCACCCTCCTCTGCAGTTGCTCCCAGGCacggggttggggggggggggacacacacaaaaaacgggggggggggtcctgttGGCACCCACGGGGACACCACGGGGACAGGAGGGTCCCCAGGGCACTGGGGTTAAACCACGGCCCCCCCCCCTTGCTTGGGTGCTGGGGATGGGACCCCCGCTTCCTCCCCACCCGGGGTCCTCTCTGGGCCCCCCCCCAAGTTTTCCCCGTGGTGGGGGCGTTGGGGggaccccgcagccccccggggggaGGACGGGTGGGGGCGGCAGGGCTGGATGAAGCCCCTCGCTGCGGCGTTTGGGGCCAAAAtgcgccccccccctccctgcccgctGCACCGGGGACCCCCCCATCCCCGCCTGGCCCCCCCCATTTGAAGGCTGTGATGTCTCCATGCCCACCCGGGGCAGGTTCCCCCCCcttggctggggggggggccaggcttgtcccagctcccagcaccgtCCCCTTGGGTTGGGGTCACCttggtggcactggggggggtCTAAagtgggggggtcccggtgccaCACGGGGACACCCGGGGCTGGTGCTCAAGGACATCATCGGCCGCACGTAACCGAGATGGCCTTGGAAAggggggggaattgggggggtccccatccccgtgccgGAGCCGTGAGCTCAGCACCCGCATCCTGCAcgccccagcaccccagggtggcAGCAccgtggggacagggacagggacggggacagggacacagggacaccCCTGGGAGGTTCCTGGTGGCGTCTGCCGGGGCACAAGATTTACCGAGGCCTCTTTGCCATCGCCACGCGGCCACGGCTTGATAAAATATTGCCCGGGAGCCACCTCCGAGGGCTCTCAGGGCCCTTTTTGGACCCAATTCCCGCGCCCCAAAAGTTTGGTGGTGCCGTGGGGGCCGTGGGGGCGAGCGCTCGGCCCTGGTGAGGGTTCAGCTTCCCCTCGGCGCCACCCGCCCTGGTGTTTGCTCCCCGACCGAGGATGAAAAGGAAACGGGAGCCCAGCTCCCCGCAATAAATTTGGGAGAACGGCGAGAAAATGATCGAAAAGGATCGGCCTCCGGAGGGGAGCCGGTGGCCCCACGGGCGCACCGCGGAGCAGCGGGTCCCCGGAGCCTTGGCACCCCGTAATTAGCCAGGGAGCAGCGTCCCCGGCTGCCGATGTCCCCCTTGGGGGGGCACAAAAGGGTCCCCCCGGCCGCAGAcgggtgctggcagcaccctGCGGGGTGTCCCCGTGCGCCGGGGGGGCCGTGAGCACGGTGGCTGCGTTTGCAATGGGGCCAACGAGGCCGGCTGTGGGGGCTGCGGTGGCACTGGGGCGCATGGGGGGGGCTTAAATTTGGGGAGCTGCCACCCCcggggtgctgctgtggggtcgGGAGGGGGATCCCCCTGGATTTCCCCCCTCCAAGGCCCTGCAGCCGGTGCCCAGGGGCTGCACTGGGGGGGCTCGCGGTGCCCACGGGGGTCTGcggtgctgctggcaccgggGGGCCCCTCGTGCAGCGGGGCTGGTtgtgctgggggggctgtgctggctgcaagGGGGCCGGTTGTGCAAGGGGGCTGTTGGTGCAAGGGGGCCGGTTGTGCAAGGGGGCTGGGTGTGCAGTGAGGCCTTTCGTGCAGCGGGGACGTTTGTGCAGCAGGGACGTTTGTGCAATGGGGGTGTTTGTGCAGTGGGACTGCTTGTGCAATGGGGACATTTGTGTCACGGGGACATTTGTGCAACAGGGACGTTTGTGCAGCGGGGCTGTTTGTGCAATGGGACAGCTCACGTGACAGGGCTGTTTGTGCAAAAGGGACATTTGTGCAAAAGGGACATTTGTGCAAAAGGGACATTTGTGCAATGGGGACATTTGTGCAACGGGGGCATTTGTGCAATGAGGATGCTTGTGCAATGGGGACGTTTGTGCCACGGGGCTGCTTGTGCAATGGGACAGCTCCCGTGACGGGGCTGTTTGTGCAAAAGGGACATTTGTGCAACGGGGCCGTTTGTGCAATGGGGTCTGTCTGTGCCACGGGGCTGCTCGTGCACCGGAGGCACTCGTGCAGCCGTGCCGGTGGCGCAGCGGGGACGTTGAGGCCGTGGTGGTGTTGGTGCAGGGGGGCTGCGTGTGCCACGGGGCCCTCGCTGCAGCAGGGCCGTCGGTGCAagggggctgcgggtgctgggggctgtttGTGCAGCGGGGTCTGCATCAGCTCCACAGGGCCAGGCCCGtgcagcagggcctggggggGTCCTTTTAGGCTCCGTCACCCCCCCGGTGCAGGCGGGCAGCGCGGCTCTGTCCCCGCTGTGAGGGCGCAGGGTGGGGGGGCTCAGCCGAGCACCCCCCGTCCCCGCGCCCTGccccattttccccttttccaatCTCCCGGGGACAAAACGACGTCCGAAAAACACCCAAAATCCACGGCCCTGCTCGCCCAGTCCCCGCTcggccctggctgctgcaggggggggctcggtgctgcAACGGGGCTGGGTAGGGGGGGTGGCTCCGAGGGTCCCCCTAAACCTCCCCATGCACCGGGGGGGGTCTCACGCCGCCCCCCGCTAACGCCGCCTCTCCTCCCCGGCCAGGCGTGGAGGGAAACCCATGGCACCCggccccccggaccccccccgtgccaagccccagccccgctcccatTGCCCCTAGCGCCCCgagaccccccccccgccggcaGCGGGGAGCGCGAGCAGGTACGGGGGTGCGGGGTGccagggcagcggggctggggtgcaggggggggggctgctgaggggccggggggggtcccagggggcgtggggaggggtggaggggggtGATGGTGGGGGGGTGCatggggaggtggaggggggTGCATGGGGGGGTGCATGGGGGGATGATGGAGGGGGGGGCGcatgggggtggtggggaggaggtgctggaaatggggtgctgggggggtgcatggggtggggggggtgctcgggggtgggttttggggtgcaggtGAATGAGGGGGGGGGTTGAGGGGTTGGGGGTGCATGAGGTTGTCACggggggggctggaggctgcGCGTTGGGGGGGGATGGAGCCTGATGGGGGgtgcgcggggctgggggggggatgTGATGGAGGGGTGGGGGCGTGCATGGGGTGatgggggggtgtggggtgatggggggggcgtgggggggtggggggagtggggggcggtgggggggTGCATGGGGTGATGGGGAATTGGGGGGGTGATGGGGAattggggggcggggggggcgacagcgaggggtggggggggatggcagcagggtgcagggggggTGCAGTGGGGGGTCCCCcgtgggggggggtccctgtgTGTGGGGGATCCCCTGTGCGGGGGGGGGTTCCCCGTatgggggggctttgggggcaCCCGGGGGaccccggggggctcccggggaggggagggggcgcttggggaggggaggggctgggggggcggaGCCGGCGCACGGGGGTGGGCGGGGCTCGGAGGCCTACGTCACGAGGGGGCGTGCCCCCTCCCAACCAATCAGCAACCTCGCTcgagccgccccccccccccccgggctctccggtcccgccgccgccgcgcgccCCCGGGGCCGAACCGGGCTGCGGCGGCTGCGGCGCGGCCCCGGGTCGGGCTCCGGTCCCCGGTCCCCGGCGGCAggtggggggggttgggggggggcagcagggttGGGGGGGGGTCGCTGAGCCCACTCCCGGTAACCGGGACCGAGCCGTGCCGGTGCcacccccccccttctcccagTAACCGGCCGGTCCTCGGTGCCGCTGCGCCCCCGGGATGGCGACGGTGGCGCACGGGGGGGGCGCGCACGGTGCGGTGCGGAGCGGGTTGGGGGGAGGTTTTTAGGGGAGGGGGTGGGCACCGTGGGTGAGCCCCCACGTGCGGggcaggtggtggtggtggtggggaggggggggcgcaGCTCGGTGCCCCAACCGGTGCCTTCTTTCACCCCCCCCCTCGACCCCTCCCCAGGTGCCCCCCGCGCCGCTGAGCCATGCGGCATCGCCCGGCCCCCAGCTCGCCACAGCCATGAGCGGCTGCCGCTCCAATGGGGGGGTCCTGAGCGCCTCGACCCCCACCCTGCACCCAGCGGAGGCCGAGACCCAACCCCTGCgaccccgccgcccccccgggttggaggaggtggtggtggtctCCCGgcccgagcagcagcagcccccggcccccgggggGGATGCGGCGGAGACGCGGGGGCCGCGGCGCCCCCAAAACATCGGCTACAAGCTGGGCCACCGGCGCGCCCTCTTCGAGAAGCGCAAGCGGCTCAGCGACTACGCCCTCATCTTCGGCATGTTCGGCATCGTGGTCATGGTCACGGAGACAGAGCTGTCCTGGGGGGTCTACACCAAGGTGGGATTTGAAGGGGGGGGTGGGCGCGCGGCGGGGACATGCTCAGGGCACCCCGCCGGGCTCACCCCGCTCGCTGCGCCCCCGCAGGAGTCGTCGTACTCGTTTGCACTGAAATGCCTTATCAGCCTCTCCACCCTCATCCTCCTGGGGCTCATCGTCATGTACCACGCCAGGGAGATCCAGGTGAGGGGCACCCACGGGTGGGCACCCGCGGCGGGGGTCttgtgccccctccccagctccgtACCAGCTCCCAGCGCCTCGTTCCCCGCAGCTCTTCATGGTGGACAACGGCGCGGACGACTGGCGCATCGCCATGACCTACGAGCGCATCTTCTTCATcgccctggagctgctggtcTGCGCCATCCACCCCATCCCCGGGCAGTACCTGTTCACCTGGACGGCTCGCCTGGCCTTCACCTACGCCGCCTCGGTGGCCGACGCCGACGTGGACATCatcctctccatccccatgtTCCTGCGGCTCTACCTGATCGGGCGCGtcatgctgctgcacagcaagcTCTTCACCGACGCCTCCTCCCGCAGCATCGGCGCCCTCAACAAGATCAACTTCAACACCCGCTTCGTCATGAAGACCCTCATGACCATCTGCCCCGGCACCGTGCTGCTGGTCTTCAGCATCTCCTCCTGGATCATCGCCGCCTGGACCGTCCGCGTCTGCGAGAGGTGAGGGGGGGAccgggggtgctgcagggggccCCCGGGGTGCTGCCCGCGGGGGCTCTCGGGGAGGGCGCGGGGCCAGGGGCGCAGCTGAGGACGCACGGAGCCGACCTGGGGGGTACGAGGGGAGCACCCGGAGGAGAGGTCCCCGGGTGTCTTCGCCGGATCCTCGTGCCCTGGGTGTGGCAGGAGGTGGCCGTGGCGCTTTGCCGGAGCCGCGGGTGTTTGCCAGGAGGATTTTGGAGGATTTCGTCCCCACGCGTCCCCACGGGATGCTGCAGGACCCCGTTACCACTGACAGGGTGGGGGTCTCGGGGCTGGGATGTGCCACGTGCTCCTCAGCTGCGCCCGGCAGGGGTTGGGCTGCGCTcgcccgtccccgtcccccccgcGCTCGCCTTCCTCGGCCGCTTCTCCTCGCCCCGGGACCGCGCATTAACTGCTcttgttttccctctctgacCGCTCTGCTGCTCGCAGGGACAAACTGTGAGTCACCCCAGGAACCGACAGCCGCGTCCTGCACGGGACGTTCCCCCCCTCActcctcccctccacccccccctccAAGCCCCAGGCTTTTTGCGCTACTCAGAATTTAGGATTAGCTGCAGCCGGCGGGTTGGGGGGGGTGGGTAAGGGAGGGGGGCACCTGGGCCAGAATAAAAATCCCACGGACCTGGAAAGGGGCCGGAGCCTTTTCCACTTGGAACCTCAGCAGATGCggtgcccagggctggctgcagccacccGGGGAAGTCCCGTGGGGATGGGGGTGCAGGACAGCCCCCCCCTCTGCCCCATTTTTTTGGGGATGGGTTTGCTGCGGACACCCCCCGCGGGTCCCTGGGGTGGCTCCGGGGCTCCCGGTTTTGTTCCCGGAGCGCTGAACAAAGCGGAGCCGAGCCAAAGCAGCCGGGCAGGGGCCCCGGGACcactttttatttccagatggGGGCTGAAGCATCTCCAAAGGGCTCGCGCTCGGCTCCGAGCCTTCCCCTCGCTCGGCGTTTCCCCTCCTCGGTGCACGTGGTTCGGGCGCgctgggggagccccggggctgctccctggggtggagcaggggaaggggaagaagagggggcagaggggcagcaCCGTGGGGCAAAGTCCCGGAGCTCTCGGCGCTTTTGGGGGACCAGCTGAGCCCGGCCGTGCCTGGCACCCCCCGTGCACCCCAACCTCCCCTGGGGTGCGTCACCCCCCGGCGTCGCCCCACCGCATCCCCCGGTGCCGGCTGAGGTTCCAAGCCCAAACTTCGCAGGCTGCgcctggggagagggggaaggggacGCAGCAATCCTAAATTCCTCGCCGCACGCTTCGAGTCCACCCCCGGCTTGCTGCGATCGGCCCCTGCCCTCTCCTCGCCTCCCCcctggcc
This genomic interval from Aythya fuligula isolate bAytFul2 chromosome 26, bAytFul2.pri, whole genome shotgun sequence contains the following:
- the LOC116499068 gene encoding LOW QUALITY PROTEIN: small conductance calcium-activated potassium channel protein 2-like (The sequence of the model RefSeq protein was modified relative to this genomic sequence to represent the inferred CDS: inserted 2 bases in 1 codon; deleted 2 bases in 1 codon); its protein translation is MSGCRSNGGVLSASTPTLHPAEAETQPLRPPPPRVGGGGGGLPARAAAAPGPRGGCGGDAGAXRRPQNIGYKLGHRRALFEKRKRLSDYALIFGMFGIVVMVTETELSWGVYTKESSYSFALKCLISLSTLILLGLIVMYHAREIQLFMVDNGADDWRIAMTYERIFFIALELLVCAIHPIPGQYLFTWTARLAFTYAASVADADVDIILSIPMFLRLYLIGRVMLLHSKLFTDASSRSIGALNKINFNTRFVMKTLMTICPGTVLLVFSISSWIIAAWTVRVCERYHDKQEVTSNFLGAMWLISITFLSIGYGDMVPHTYCGKGVCLLTGIMGAGCTALVVAVVARKLELTKAEKHVHNFMMDTQLTKRVKNAAANVLRETWLIYKHTKLVKKIDHAKVRKHQRKFLQAIHQLRSVKMEQRKLNDQANTLVDLAKTQNIMYDMVSELQERHEDLEKRIGALESKLEALGLSLLALPGLVSQAIGQQQQQQRELLGTWAPCTPPCRRRSPSTAPHTSSSDSG